From Pieris napi chromosome 24, ilPieNapi1.2, whole genome shotgun sequence:
TTATAGTGCTGGTGATAATTGACCTTGACTTTgtgtaagttatttttacttttctgAAAATTAGTTTGCGAGATTATACGAATTTATGAGCgttttgttgtttgtttaaagAATATATCTACTGCTTATTTTCGATTTTACGTGGCACAATTGTAGATAATTGTGTTACTTAgacaaataaattgttataatatattaataaaagtatttttacataattatatttctgtaatatattgtgcaataattcaaaattgaataaaatgaatttaaattgataaaattccGAAGTTCATGTAACTATAGAATGATAAGATGACGAATAATATGTGGCAAAAATTACCGCGTTAGTTTgtgtaattgtatatttttttaatgtcttcATGGCTTATTTGGCACacaattcataataatattaaagaaaaattataacaacatACCTATAATTTACATCatcatttctattttaaattatgtttttcaaAAACCATTGCACGTGTCTGATATTCCTCTTTTAGGATTCCCCTTACGATTGTATTTAAGTAATCTGGGGACAAACTAGTTTCTAAGAACCTTTTTTGAAGCCGGTCTAAAATTGTGTCTCCACATTAGAGACGCGCTAAATTGTTCACTTTGTGATTGGTTAAGATGATCTcactgtaatttataaaattgtagatGCTTCCACCTACTTTGTACTGTGTTCGCTtatacctataaaataaaatgttcctTGTTTTAGAATCCAAAATGGCCATGGAGAAACCAATTTTCGAATACCAAGAAGAGTCTCATAGTGATAGGTTGGCTCGTAAATCAAAGGAATCACCTTTTATGGTTATAGGTAAGACTgtttaactataaatataactaatgCCAGCGATTCTACATGAATTGCACCCGCACATTCTCGTAATAAATAGCGGGGATCTTTACTAagaactagcaaactcggcgaactccgtttcgccaccagatggcttcgttttatgtaacatttcgtttggtgatcccgcttttctgttgaaatttttcctgaattttctatatttatatcttatattttgctataaacttcacggagcccgagacctttccaacgaatgcaaaaccgtggaaatcggttcgtgcgttctggagttatagcgtcaggaaggaaaacccgacttatgtttatatagtagattatccatattattatttatacattattattcatCGTGATTGGCAAAGCTCCAGAGTTTTTCGCAGTACCTATCCTCTTGCATCCAGTCTCAGGTATCGTCCTACCAACAAGTTCGCTTTGGctaattatataacattaacGGAATTTTTATcgcaaatatttatcaatCGTTTTGTTGAGTAACGATGACTTATCAGCTGAAGACTCACacatttcaaagaaaataattattataaaataatatttgtattttctttacatataataagCTCAGTACAATTTGCCCAGTGTTTGTTTACCAAAGCGAAGTAGGAGGAAGTTTCTggtactaaattaaataattaaaagctatAACAAGACACATTCAACGATTTATGATATTTTCAAGccaattatttagtttttgagaaCACAACTCTTCCACatgttaatacaataaataattttgtatgcacATAATGcagttttatgtattaaatatttaagtatagtgtaaattttattataacatcaTTTGTTATAACGAAAAGCTCCAAGTATATAACGTAAAGATATTAACATTTGTatggtttaacacaaaaccctGAATGGGTTTATTCACTATTTATAACGCATCAGCCATTCtctataataaagaaatattttcatatttcggcatcaacaacatacttatgtataattgtttttataatcagcttacaaaactaaacttttgaggtgccgaaatttctaagacacctgaggtcataaacagccttctcgcctttgttattgtttattgcaTTAACTCGTGTGTCATTATTCAtagattacattgcctgtaggAGATTTTGGTCTCTAAACGTGGTTggttactaaacgcaccacCCTCACGGCTCACCTATCGTGTATTATCAGTTGTAAACAAACTTTGAAACTGTGAAGATGGCCAGTAAAAGAAAAGCGTtgtgtttagaataatttacctattgatagtaataaaattagaaattgttgtaattggttaaatttgcTTCTTTTTTCAAGTCCCACTTTATAACGAAAACGCTCTATAACGAAAGAAAATGCTCGGTctcttgaaattcgttataaaaagTTACACGTTTTactaatcatttttttttctattgacaGGACTAGGGGGTCTAGCAGCAGCCGTGGGTTATGGAGCATACGCGTTTAAGCGGCGCGGGGCAATGAGTACCAGCGTATTTCTAATGCAGTTCCGAGTAATCGCCCAGGGAACCGCCGTCGGAGCCCTAACTGTAGGAATGGCCTACACATTATACAAAAACCACTTTGCTAAGAAACCAGAGGCTATTACCACATTACCAAATGAACATTAGTTTAGttatcactttaaaaaaagtgtCTAATTACTTCTTATAAGAAGAAATATAGATACGAGTTATATATAACACATttggatatttaaaaatccatgatttttataacttttataaaagtttgtgatttgttgattaatttatgAAGACTTTTTGGTGGGCGTTTAATGTAACTGTAGTatgaatttagatttttattagtGCAAAATAGTATAGTTTTTAAGGAATTGTATgtcatacatatttaattatttacgtgTGTGCTATGAATGTTAGTGTGAGATtgtatgaattaaattatactttataaaggcaaatttttttttcatataggctgttaaataaaaatatcaatttaagttttaccatttaataaaaaaggagTATCAAGTTATCatcaacaaataataaattacagcgttttaagccaattatttttaaataaggattataattaatatcacaTTTAGGATGAGTTCCTACAACACAAGCACAATGTatatactaatacaataatgATACTGATtagacaatttatataaaaacttattgttGAATAGGAAATCTACGTATTGGTAAAAGAGATCCAAATAATACATGCTGAATAACAGGAAACTTGCCGAGCACCTCtttcttatacatttttataagacCCTGATTTATTTTAGCCCAAGATCCCACAGCACTAATACTCCATAATTGATTTGAGTGTTCTGCAAACGGACCTTTCTTTACTTccttaatgtatttaatgcatgataaaaatatgtagtCATTAGAATATTTCTCAATTATATCTTCCTCAACAAATTTGGCAGGTGGGTATATTCTGGGTTGATCGATAAGCTGGGAGCTACCCCAGATAAATGGTACAAACTGGTAATCATCTAAACTCCACACGCCATGACTACCAGCCGGTTCCATTCTATATGTCTGCTGCAATCTCCTtgctattttcaaatatttattaaacaaaatgaacACAGTGGACACATTATCATCTAATTGTAAGCAACTTATTTTGTAGAGACAGcacaaaaacataatgaaaGACATTTCGTGTCCTGTACCGTAATCAATTCTTGTTGAGTTACCAAAACTCTCCTCAAGGTACACTTTGATTTCTGGTATGGCTAAGTGCAGTTTAGGATCTAACGCTTCTTGAAGATATGTCGTTGAATTTAACCTGACTTGATTTAACCAATCTTTGAATGCGACATTTC
This genomic window contains:
- the LOC125061759 gene encoding HIG1 domain family member 1A, mitochondrial-like is translated as MAMEKPIFEYQEESHSDRLARKSKESPFMVIGLGGLAAAVGYGAYAFKRRGAMSTSVFLMQFRVIAQGTAVGALTVGMAYTLYKNHFAKKPEAITTLPNEH
- the LOC125061756 gene encoding serine/threonine-protein phosphatase 2A activator-like isoform X2, with the translated sequence MRLSEQNHFQLTPQRFGNVAFKDWLNQVRLNSTTYLQEALDPKLHLAIPEIKVYLEESFGNSTRIDYGTGHEMSFIMFLCCLYKISCLQLDDNVSTVFILFNKYLKIARRLQQTYRMEPAGSHGVWSLDDYQFVPFIWGSSQLIDQPRIYPPAKFVEEDIIEKYSNDYIFLSCIKYIKEVKKGPFAEHSNQLWSISAVGSWAKINQGLIKMYKKEVLGKFPVIQHVLFGSLLPIRRFPIQQ
- the LOC125061756 gene encoding serine/threonine-protein phosphatase 2A activator-like isoform X1, with the translated sequence MNAECAFGDGAKVEKEAPSLPLNHRFLEPEKAVKTITDMAIWEKSEAYMEYTGFIVTLNEAIRAKPLSVDCKVSPNIKKLNELLDKINNLIDVFPPIEQPQRFGNVAFKDWLNQVRLNSTTYLQEALDPKLHLAIPEIKVYLEESFGNSTRIDYGTGHEMSFIMFLCCLYKISCLQLDDNVSTVFILFNKYLKIARRLQQTYRMEPAGSHGVWSLDDYQFVPFIWGSSQLIDQPRIYPPAKFVEEDIIEKYSNDYIFLSCIKYIKEVKKGPFAEHSNQLWSISAVGSWAKINQGLIKMYKKEVLGKFPVIQHVLFGSLLPIRRFPIQQ